Proteins found in one Thalassomonas actiniarum genomic segment:
- a CDS encoding DUF5062 family protein, translating into MKKFKNEAALLKMAIDIGEKYAMNRGYKGFSGTNSAKEKVECLYLLLVQDKLIQALAKGQENQPNMKHKLALWIAKQLPENHPLLKD; encoded by the coding sequence ATGAAGAAATTTAAAAATGAAGCCGCATTGCTGAAAATGGCGATAGATATAGGTGAAAAATATGCGATGAACCGGGGCTATAAAGGATTTTCCGGTACGAATTCCGCCAAAGAAAAGGTAGAGTGCCTCTACCTGTTACTGGTGCAGGACAAACTGATCCAGGCACTGGCCAAAGGCCAGGAAAACCAGCCGAATATGAAACATAAGCTGGCCCTGTGGATCGCCAAGCAACTACCTGAAAATCATCCTTTATTGAAAGATTAA
- a CDS encoding response regulator, producing the protein MSAAQTDSLYQHIPVIFVTARVEPEDLRRGFALGVADYITKPVNQDILLAREKNQQSCVRQLKLERQLLEESEKWQSWAIWWRVLPMK; encoded by the coding sequence TTGTCAGCAGCTCAAACAGATAGCCTGTATCAGCATATACCGGTGATTTTTGTCACCGCCAGGGTTGAGCCTGAAGATTTACGCCGCGGCTTTGCCCTCGGGGTGGCGGATTATATTACCAAGCCGGTTAATCAGGATATTTTACTGGCACGGGAGAAAAATCAGCAGTCTTGTGTCCGGCAATTAAAACTTGAACGCCAGTTGCTGGAAGAGTCGGAAAAATGGCAAAGCTGGGCCATATGGTGGCGAGTATTGCCCATGAAGTAG
- a CDS encoding substrate-binding periplasmic protein, producing MGLQTIALVFISLFGLTGIKGHAETINYVVIDNQAKPFQIEDDAKNHSGIITDIVNEIFKGSPYEVKFHTLPFNRMMKMLSTGKIKNWITYGSPSWGGVQAEHLSRLPVYHVEHKLVTNPSYAGEVKEVEDLFGKTLILLHGFDYPGLEPYLKAETIKEIRVKNHDSAFRLLKRLSDKAGFVEMSLRIEYNLKQTNRDPGMFLQKNFSTVISDYDIHLAMDPDMEFSFDRFVNDRLVALSQDGTLKRIVDRYQ from the coding sequence ATGGGACTTCAGACAATAGCGCTTGTTTTTATATCATTATTTGGGCTAACAGGGATAAAAGGTCACGCAGAAACAATTAATTACGTTGTCATTGATAATCAGGCCAAGCCTTTTCAAATAGAAGATGATGCAAAAAATCATTCCGGTATCATTACCGATATTGTCAATGAAATATTTAAGGGATCGCCATACGAGGTTAAGTTTCATACCCTGCCTTTTAACCGTATGATGAAGATGTTGTCCACGGGCAAGATTAAAAACTGGATCACATATGGCTCCCCCAGTTGGGGAGGGGTACAGGCGGAGCATTTGTCCCGGCTGCCGGTGTACCATGTTGAGCATAAATTGGTGACAAACCCCTCTTATGCCGGTGAAGTTAAGGAAGTGGAAGATTTGTTCGGCAAAACCCTGATTTTGCTGCATGGCTTTGATTATCCCGGGCTGGAGCCTTATTTAAAGGCTGAGACAATTAAAGAGATCCGGGTCAAAAACCATGACTCCGCTTTTAGGTTGCTAAAAAGGTTATCCGATAAAGCCGGGTTTGTTGAAATGTCGCTGAGAATTGAATACAACCTGAAACAGACCAACCGGGATCCCGGCATGTTTTTGCAAAAAAACTTTTCAACCGTGATCTCCGATTATGATATTCATCTGGCCATGGATCCGGATATGGAGTTTTCCTTTGACCGCTTTGTCAATGATCGTCTGGTGGCCCTGAGCCAGGACGGTACCTTAAAACGTATTGTCGACCGTTACCAATAA
- a CDS encoding crotonase/enoyl-CoA hydratase family protein gives MNNNRIKVTIEDQIAHVCLSRPDKHNALDIKMFQAIDNTIRKLKKNRDIRAVIVSGTGQDFCTGLDIKSVMRSPLNAIKLLFKWLPWRANLAQRVSTGWRDLPMPVIMAITGRCWGGGLQIALGADFRIAHPESSLAIMEAKWGLIPDMGGTLALRTLLNQDTAKKLAMTGEEISAGQALALGLIMDVDEQPLEKAKQLATEICRQSPDAVSAVKRLYNKSWWSGPGAALARESAYQLRVLAGKNQKIKTFNQTHDKEVQKDFTARGQW, from the coding sequence ATGAACAATAACCGCATCAAGGTAACAATCGAAGATCAAATCGCCCATGTCTGCCTAAGCCGACCGGACAAGCACAATGCCCTGGATATCAAGATGTTCCAGGCTATTGATAACACCATCAGGAAACTCAAAAAAAACCGGGACATCCGCGCCGTTATCGTCTCCGGCACCGGGCAGGACTTTTGTACCGGCTTGGATATCAAATCTGTGATGCGCTCTCCCCTCAATGCCATCAAATTATTATTTAAGTGGCTGCCCTGGCGGGCAAACCTGGCCCAGCGGGTCTCCACCGGCTGGAGAGACTTGCCTATGCCTGTGATTATGGCGATAACTGGCAGATGCTGGGGCGGCGGTTTACAAATTGCCCTGGGCGCTGATTTTCGCATTGCCCACCCCGAAAGCTCCCTTGCCATTATGGAAGCCAAATGGGGCCTGATCCCGGATATGGGCGGCACTTTGGCACTACGGACCCTGCTTAACCAGGATACCGCGAAAAAACTTGCCATGACAGGTGAGGAAATCAGCGCAGGGCAGGCACTTGCCTTAGGCCTGATTATGGACGTTGATGAACAGCCGCTTGAAAAAGCAAAACAACTGGCAACTGAGATTTGCCGGCAATCACCGGATGCGGTATCGGCGGTGAAAAGGTTATACAACAAAAGCTGGTGGAGCGGCCCCGGAGCCGCTTTAGCCCGGGAGTCCGCTTACCAGCTCAGGGTCCTGGCGGGTAAAAACCAAAAAATTAAAACCTTTAACCAAACCCATGATAAGGAAGTACAAAAAGATTTTACTGCCAGGGGGCAGTGGTAA
- a CDS encoding sensor histidine kinase, which yields MVEESLTLCEENSQQANSVLSSFKQVAVNQCSQQVIRFNLQDVLQALRPILKRLPHSVKLDIDPELFLLTYPGVLSQVMINLINNSLVHGFSGTYRGEITITARDIGGRAEIYYSDNGLGIAEADRKLAFNPFFTTKAGRQWSGLVHQ from the coding sequence ATGGTAGAAGAAAGCCTGACATTATGTGAAGAAAACAGCCAGCAGGCAAACTCGGTGCTGTCAAGTTTTAAACAGGTGGCGGTGAACCAGTGCAGCCAGCAGGTTATCCGTTTTAATTTGCAGGATGTCTTGCAGGCCCTCAGGCCGATCCTGAAACGTTTGCCCCACAGTGTCAAACTCGATATCGACCCCGAATTATTCCTGTTGACTTATCCCGGAGTCTTGTCGCAAGTGATGATTAATTTAATTAATAACTCACTGGTGCATGGTTTTAGCGGGACTTACCGGGGAGAAATTACCATTACCGCCAGAGATATCGGAGGCAGGGCCGAGATTTACTATAGTGATAACGGTCTGGGGATCGCCGAGGCAGATCGGAAGCTGGCATTTAACCCGTTTTTTACCACTAAGGCCGGGAGGCAGTGGTCTGGGCTTGTCCATCAGTAA
- a CDS encoding VOC family protein: MIGYVTLGTNDLDKAVTFYDQLLSSIGAGRFIETELFVAWAKSPGNPGFTITKPFNGARASVGNGTMIAFTMDSPEQVDAFYQKAIELGATDDGRPGPRGEMTGFYAGYFRDLDGNKINAFYYQPPKE; the protein is encoded by the coding sequence ATGATAGGTTATGTTACTTTAGGTACAAATGACTTAGACAAGGCTGTCACATTTTATGATCAACTTTTAAGTAGCATAGGTGCTGGCCGTTTTATTGAAACCGAACTCTTTGTTGCCTGGGCAAAAAGTCCGGGTAATCCGGGGTTTACCATCACCAAACCTTTTAACGGCGCCAGAGCCAGTGTCGGCAATGGTACTATGATCGCCTTCACCATGGACTCTCCCGAGCAGGTTGATGCATTTTATCAGAAAGCGATCGAGTTAGGGGCGACAGACGATGGCAGGCCCGGGCCAAGAGGAGAAATGACGGGGTTTTATGCCGGTTATTTCAGGGATTTGGACGGTAATAAGATCAACGCCTTTTATTACCAGCCCCCCAAGGAGTGA
- a CDS encoding DUF3087 family protein: MKLIEIDKSRYRQHLNRVIIGFIASLLALSLLFGAALIAAFGQSPALQKEGNISGQEQAFTAQNPQAEMPDNIRGQGADKPALDGEAVPESTGNFRYNLLGVILALLACAAVLHQLKGSRYFSEIYYVWQLKQLQNLIYRRLNKIKQAAGKGNVDALVILGFYYAGLKQVYLLDDNTLTLGKVEQDITALEKLAADNGVSLSPEQFSADLIKKF, encoded by the coding sequence ATGAAATTAATTGAAATTGATAAAAGTCGTTACCGTCAGCATTTAAACCGGGTTATCATAGGTTTTATCGCCAGCTTACTGGCCTTATCCCTGTTATTTGGCGCCGCGTTAATAGCCGCCTTTGGCCAAAGCCCTGCTTTGCAAAAAGAGGGCAATATTAGCGGGCAAGAGCAAGCATTTACAGCGCAAAACCCACAGGCGGAAATGCCGGATAATATCAGGGGGCAGGGCGCTGATAAGCCGGCGCTTGATGGCGAAGCGGTTCCAGAATCTACCGGCAACTTCCGCTATAACCTGCTCGGGGTGATCCTGGCCCTGCTTGCCTGTGCCGCTGTTTTGCACCAGTTAAAAGGCAGCCGCTATTTCAGCGAAATCTATTATGTCTGGCAATTAAAACAACTGCAAAACCTGATTTACCGGCGTCTAAACAAAATCAAACAGGCCGCTGGCAAGGGGAATGTCGATGCCCTGGTCATACTCGGCTTTTATTATGCCGGTTTAAAGCAGGTGTATTTGCTTGATGACAATACCCTGACCCTGGGGAAAGTAGAGCAGGATATCACAGCTTTGGAAAAACTTGCCGCCGATAACGGCGTCAGCTTAAGTCCGGAGCAATTTAGCGCCGATCTTATCAAGAAATTTTAG
- a CDS encoding CBS domain-containing protein, which yields MESLQVKEYMNHYPVTFTPEMVVEEASLRFLKTKQIGGPVVDKHHRLVGFLSESDVLAKMLETIYYNEHIANVEDLMRKDVLSVKPYDSIVELAQSMLKNKPKVYPVIDDDENLLGTICRNDVLQAIDKHLRAGFHAGK from the coding sequence ATGGAATCATTACAAGTCAAAGAATATATGAACCATTACCCGGTTACTTTTACCCCGGAAATGGTGGTAGAAGAAGCCTCACTGCGCTTTTTAAAAACCAAACAAATAGGCGGTCCGGTTGTTGATAAGCACCATCGTCTGGTGGGCTTCTTGTCGGAAAGTGATGTACTGGCAAAAATGCTGGAAACTATTTATTACAATGAACATATCGCCAATGTTGAAGATTTGATGCGCAAGGATGTGTTATCGGTAAAACCCTATGACTCTATAGTAGAACTGGCGCAATCCATGTTAAAGAATAAACCTAAGGTATATCCGGTAATCGATGATGATGAAAACCTGCTCGGTACCATCTGCCGCAATGATGTCTTACAGGCGATAGATAAGCATTTGCGCGCCGGTTTTCACGCCGGGAAATAG
- a CDS encoding response regulator: MAITHAQSGRKFRQGIAKQLVFWILFVSSIITLIITAIHLLFDYRHDMEELNDRLLQIEKSYVSTVAAALWVDDIDQLKVQISGIKNISDILLVELFRDGESIIRLGYNKEEYVQTKQWPIFYRYEGEEHNLGLLAVTTNLEPVYQNLFDKALLVLFTQAAKTFVVSAFILFVVYRLIGRHLSRLSQSMRSIRAGLASTPLSLNRKKPVDDELNFMVLSYNKMILSLQQSFEQINEAKQKAEQASQVKSEFVANMSHEIRTPMNGIIGTTSLLLSSNLNEEQLHLAEIINRSSYNLLDLINGVLDLSKIESGRLEIESIEFSLTELCEGVIELFTPRATEKGLALKLQIASSIDHYLLGDPMRLRQVLSNLIGNAIKFTHSGHVLLKVECLERLPQKQKILFNVYDTGIGIDREYQDKVFEKFSQVDNSTTRKYDGTGLGLAICKELVEAMDSEIHLESAHNQGSHFSFEITFSITSHLLSKNEEDLRQLTNKRVLYVDDEILNLKVLKPLLTSWGMITDETSNPDELFEQLNKQFNCGNPYHLLLLDKNIPGSSGYEIAQSIRKNAKFVQLKIILTSAEPEHSDIEKCQKTGIQGLMATPAKDHEILNIINLVLSNSIFNPQVFTKYSAKKTFEQQVSQEHDFDLNILLVEDIRVNQIVATKILKSFNCEVTVADNGQKAIELWQCEEFDIIFMDCFMPQMDGFEAARQIRRRENADQHVKIIALTAGSQTEDKQKCLDAGMDDFINKPISRDAILNTLAAHSKRKNSEALQQAT, from the coding sequence GTGGCAATTACTCACGCGCAGTCAGGCCGAAAGTTTCGTCAGGGTATAGCTAAACAACTGGTCTTTTGGATTCTATTCGTTAGTTCGATAATTACCTTGATCATTACCGCCATTCATCTCTTATTCGATTACCGACATGACATGGAAGAACTCAATGATCGCCTATTGCAAATCGAAAAAAGCTACGTATCCACGGTTGCCGCAGCCTTATGGGTTGATGATATTGACCAGCTCAAGGTACAAATCAGCGGCATTAAGAATATTTCCGACATCTTGCTGGTCGAGTTATTCCGGGACGGCGAAAGCATTATTCGCCTGGGTTATAACAAGGAAGAGTATGTCCAAACCAAGCAATGGCCTATCTTTTACCGCTATGAAGGGGAAGAGCATAATCTGGGACTATTGGCGGTTACCACCAACCTGGAGCCGGTTTATCAAAATCTATTCGATAAAGCCCTGTTGGTATTATTTACCCAGGCGGCAAAAACCTTTGTTGTCTCAGCCTTTATACTCTTTGTGGTCTACCGCCTGATCGGCCGCCATTTGTCCCGGTTAAGCCAAAGCATGCGCTCGATACGCGCAGGGCTTGCCAGCACCCCTTTATCCCTGAACCGCAAGAAACCGGTCGATGATGAGCTCAATTTTATGGTGCTCAGTTATAACAAGATGATCCTCAGCCTGCAGCAATCATTTGAACAGATCAATGAAGCTAAACAAAAAGCCGAGCAGGCGAGCCAGGTAAAAAGTGAATTTGTTGCCAATATGAGCCATGAAATCCGCACTCCCATGAACGGTATTATCGGCACCACTTCCCTTTTGCTTTCTTCCAATCTCAACGAAGAACAACTGCACCTGGCAGAAATCATCAATCGCTCCTCCTATAACCTGTTAGACCTTATTAACGGCGTGCTCGATTTGTCTAAAATAGAGTCCGGCCGCCTGGAAATAGAATCCATTGAATTTAGCCTGACAGAATTATGTGAAGGGGTGATAGAACTGTTCACCCCCAGGGCTACGGAAAAAGGACTGGCCCTGAAGCTGCAGATAGCCTCAAGCATAGATCATTATTTGCTAGGCGATCCCATGCGCTTGAGACAAGTGTTATCGAACCTGATAGGCAATGCTATCAAGTTTACCCACAGCGGGCATGTTTTACTTAAGGTTGAATGCCTTGAACGGTTACCACAAAAACAAAAGATCTTATTTAATGTCTATGACACAGGGATCGGCATTGACCGGGAGTACCAGGATAAAGTTTTCGAAAAATTTTCTCAGGTAGATAACTCCACCACCCGCAAATATGACGGCACAGGCCTGGGGCTGGCAATATGTAAAGAGCTGGTAGAAGCGATGGACAGTGAGATTCATTTAGAGAGCGCCCACAACCAGGGCTCACATTTCTCTTTCGAAATAACCTTTAGCATCACTTCCCACCTGTTATCGAAAAACGAAGAAGATTTACGCCAGCTCACCAATAAAAGGGTGTTATATGTCGATGATGAAATTCTGAACTTAAAAGTGCTCAAACCTTTACTCACCAGCTGGGGCATGATTACCGATGAGACTTCCAACCCCGATGAACTTTTTGAACAGCTCAACAAGCAATTTAACTGTGGCAACCCCTATCATTTACTGCTGCTAGACAAAAATATACCGGGGAGCAGCGGTTATGAAATTGCCCAATCTATTCGCAAAAACGCAAAGTTTGTCCAGCTTAAAATCATTTTAACCAGTGCAGAGCCCGAGCACAGCGATATCGAAAAATGCCAGAAAACCGGGATCCAGGGATTGATGGCTACCCCGGCCAAAGATCACGAAATCCTTAATATTATTAACCTGGTATTGTCCAATTCCATTTTTAATCCCCAGGTATTTACCAAATACTCCGCCAAGAAAACCTTTGAGCAGCAGGTTAGTCAGGAGCATGATTTTGATCTTAATATCTTGCTGGTGGAAGATATCCGGGTTAACCAAATCGTCGCGACAAAAATCTTAAAAAGTTTTAATTGCGAAGTGACCGTTGCCGATAATGGCCAAAAGGCGATTGAACTTTGGCAGTGTGAAGAGTTTGATATTATCTTTATGGACTGTTTTATGCCGCAAATGGACGGCTTTGAAGCGGCAAGGCAAATCAGGCGGCGGGAAAATGCGGATCAACATGTTAAAATCATCGCCCTCACCGCCGGCAGCCAAACCGAGGATAAACAAAAATGCCTTGATGCCGGCATGGATGATTTTATTAATAAACCCATTAGCCGGGATGCGATATTGAACACGCTTGCCGCTCACAGCAAACGCAAAAACAGCGAAGCCCTTCAGCAAGCAACTTGA
- a CDS encoding alpha/beta fold hydrolase, whose amino-acid sequence MNKSIIWANSFRAFVLVCLSVISVGASAVDLVSLLRGMVGDPVFKESEHYISDDNIQIRAYDGITLEANIFVPTAAAEYYPAIIFINSWGMNEYQYLVEAARFAEQGYVVLSYSTRGFGESEGKIATAGPEDVRDVSAAIDFLLANYPVDINRIGVSGISYGSGISLLSAANDPRISAVAAMSTWGSLTDSLYGQYTPRLIWGGLLTGIGYLTGDPSDEIAINYLDLLKQERIDEITVWADVRSPLSYVDKLNERRVPVYLANNFGDNLFQPNSVLALYQALEGPKKMDLSQGTHAVGEVLGMGKSNHRIWHNAHAWFDFYLKQENNGINEQAPVAMQVKFGDYEELPDWPSPALSAQTLYLHEKEIDGDGDMKTSPYSPWWPKTDSFYSGLDTLATTGIPLLSYFLEDVVEAPIIASMPLISSINAIRWESDWLSREMKLRGIPKIKLQLTPSKSEALLVAYLYDVDWTGTGRLISHAPYTLLNAVPGQTLSLDLEMVATAYDVPAGHYLSLVIDTSDLLYSPPGIGLYHLDINYRDNENNTLSLPVKD is encoded by the coding sequence ATGAACAAAAGTATCATCTGGGCGAATAGCTTTCGCGCCTTTGTCCTGGTATGCCTGTCGGTGATCAGTGTCGGGGCCAGTGCGGTGGACTTGGTCTCCCTGCTCAGGGGCATGGTGGGCGACCCCGTCTTTAAAGAGTCTGAGCATTATATCAGCGACGATAATATTCAGATCCGCGCTTACGACGGCATTACCCTGGAGGCCAATATTTTTGTCCCCACAGCAGCAGCCGAGTATTATCCGGCCATTATTTTTATCAATAGCTGGGGCATGAATGAATATCAATACCTGGTAGAAGCCGCCCGTTTTGCCGAACAAGGTTATGTCGTATTAAGTTATTCCACCCGGGGATTTGGTGAGTCCGAAGGCAAAATTGCCACTGCCGGCCCCGAAGATGTCCGGGATGTCTCTGCGGCAATAGACTTTCTTTTGGCCAATTATCCCGTTGATATCAACCGCATCGGCGTCTCCGGCATTTCCTACGGCTCAGGCATCAGTTTATTGAGCGCGGCAAATGATCCCAGGATCAGCGCCGTGGCGGCCATGAGTACCTGGGGCAGCCTGACAGACTCCTTGTATGGCCAGTATACACCTCGGCTGATATGGGGCGGCCTGTTAACCGGCATAGGTTACCTGACCGGTGACCCCAGTGATGAAATTGCCATCAATTACCTGGATCTGCTCAAGCAGGAGCGTATCGATGAAATCACCGTCTGGGCGGATGTACGCTCTCCGCTCTCTTACGTGGATAAACTCAACGAACGCCGGGTCCCTGTGTATTTGGCCAATAATTTCGGCGATAACCTGTTCCAGCCCAATAGTGTTCTGGCCCTCTACCAGGCACTGGAAGGGCCAAAGAAAATGGATCTCAGCCAGGGCACCCATGCGGTAGGTGAAGTACTGGGGATGGGCAAGTCCAACCACAGGATATGGCACAATGCCCATGCCTGGTTCGATTTTTATTTAAAACAGGAAAACAACGGCATCAATGAGCAGGCACCGGTTGCCATGCAAGTAAAATTCGGCGATTACGAAGAGCTGCCGGACTGGCCCTCCCCGGCGCTCTCAGCTCAAACCTTGTATTTGCATGAAAAAGAAATCGACGGTGACGGTGATATGAAAACAAGCCCCTATAGTCCCTGGTGGCCAAAAACAGACAGCTTTTATTCCGGCCTGGACACCTTGGCAACAACCGGCATCCCGTTATTGTCTTATTTTCTTGAAGATGTGGTGGAAGCGCCGATTATTGCCAGCATGCCCCTGATCAGCAGTATCAACGCCATCCGCTGGGAATCTGACTGGTTGAGCCGGGAAATGAAATTACGCGGTATCCCAAAAATCAAGCTCCAGCTTACCCCGAGTAAAAGTGAGGCGTTGCTGGTGGCTTATTTATATGATGTCGACTGGACCGGTACCGGACGCCTGATAAGCCATGCACCTTACACGCTGTTAAACGCTGTCCCCGGGCAGACGCTCTCCCTGGATTTAGAGATGGTGGCCACTGCTTATGATGTTCCTGCCGGCCACTACCTGTCTTTGGTGATAGATACCAGTGATCTGCTATACAGTCCCCCGGGCATCGGGCTCTATCATCTGGATATCAACTACCGTGACAATGAAAACAATACCTTGTCGCTGCCGGTAAAAGACTAA
- a CDS encoding response regulator has product MADENVGFTILIVDDNPTNIDLLRRFLAPEHYQVAALTSGEQALKLMAKIAPDLILLDIMMPGLDGY; this is encoded by the coding sequence ATGGCAGATGAAAACGTGGGATTTACCATTCTGATTGTTGATGATAATCCTACCAATATCGATTTGTTAAGGCGGTTTTTAGCGCCGGAGCATTACCAAGTTGCTGCGCTTACCAGTGGCGAGCAGGCATTAAAGCTGATGGCCAAAATTGCTCCGGATCTGATCTTGTTGGATATCATGATGCCGGGTTTAGATGGCTATTAA